GGACCCAACTCCCGTGGCGCGGCCCGCCGTTCAGCAGGCGCCGGCACCACAACCCGAGGCGCCACAACCCGAGGTGCCGCAGCCCGAGATGCCGCAGTCCCCGCAGCCGCCGGCACCGCGGGCGCCGTCGTCCCAGGCGCCCGCGGTCCGTCCCGCGTTCTCGTGGGACCGGCCGGCGCGGGACAGCCGCACCGGCGGCTGATCCCCCGTCATCCTCTGTCGCCCCCGTTGTCCCCCGTTGCCATGCGCTGTCCCCCGTTGTCACGCGCTGTTTCCCGTCACCGCGTCAGGCGGCCGGGCGGTCCCACAGTTGCGAGCGCGCGTCGACCGGCGCGGCGGTGGGCGTCTCCACGACCCCCAGGGCGAGCCGCAGCGCACGCACCGCGTGGTGCAGCCGGGACTTGACGGTGCCCGGCGGCACACCGAGCACCAGCGCGGCCTCACGGGTCGACCGGCCGGTGTAGTACGTCTCGTACAGCACCTCGCGGTGCTTCGTGGACAGCGCCTTGAAGGCGTCCTTCAGGATCATCGACGAGAGCACCAGGTCGACGTCGTCCGACGCCGCGAGCAACTCGTCGAGCCACAGGGTGCCGTCGACCTCCTGCGGACGTGCCATCCGCAGCCGGTACTCGTCGACGACGAGATTGCGGGCCACCCGGAACAGCCACGGCCGCAACGACTGCCCGTCGTCCAGTTCCTGGGTGCGCCAGCAGCGCAGCAGCGCCTCCTGGACGACGTCCTCGGCACGGTGCCGGTCGCCTCCGAGGAGCCGCAGGACATAGCTGTACAGACCTCCCACATGTTCCTCGTACAGAGTGCGCATCGCGCGTTCCCGAGAGCCTGTCGCTCCCGCGGAACCCATCACGGTCCAGCTCAACTTCGTACTCCCTCGTCCGTGACCGCCACGGCGGTCAGGTCTCGGGGCCGGGTACTGCGGCCCCGATGTGCGGGAGTGTGGCGAGGGGCGTTGCATGTCGTGTTGACAGACGGTGGACGGCGTGCTTGACGCGGCCCATTTCGAACAGGCGTACGCGTCGGTAGGGCGCGGCGGGTCTCCGCGGCGCCCTTGTTCCCGTCCGGTCCCGCTGGCCTGGGCCGTTCCCTCAGGCAACACCCGTCACATGGCCACCAGGAGCGTTGGCGAGGCCGTGTATACGTCGATTGACGCGACGCATCAATTCGGCGTCCTCCGGGGCCGGTCCATGCCGTTCGACCAGCGCGGTCCAGAGCCCGAGCAGCGCCTGACCGTGTTCGACCGCAAACGGAACGTCATCGACGAGCCGCCACGCGGCCACCGCCCTGGTCAGCTCCTCGCGGGCCCGCGGATCGGAGCGCAGGAACCGAATTCGGGCCAATTCCAGGCATGTTGTGGTGGCCACCCGATGGTTCTCGCTGCGGTGCGCGACGAACGCCTCCAGCGAGAGCGCCTCCAACGTGTTCGGATGCTCGACCCCGAACGCCCGGACGGTGTGCTCCCGCAACCGGAACGCGAGCGCGGCGGCCCGCT
The sequence above is a segment of the Streptomyces griseoviridis genome. Coding sequences within it:
- a CDS encoding sigma-70 family RNA polymerase sigma factor encodes the protein MRTLYEEHVGGLYSYVLRLLGGDRHRAEDVVQEALLRCWRTQELDDGQSLRPWLFRVARNLVVDEYRLRMARPQEVDGTLWLDELLAASDDVDLVLSSMILKDAFKALSTKHREVLYETYYTGRSTREAALVLGVPPGTVKSRLHHAVRALRLALGVVETPTAAPVDARSQLWDRPAA